One region of Budorcas taxicolor isolate Tak-1 chromosome 3, Takin1.1, whole genome shotgun sequence genomic DNA includes:
- the TMEM61 gene encoding transmembrane protein 61, whose translation MTAPKRKRLELEIGGTCPIDRFTGREPKTCDGARVASTLSYCMMASGMVVLVAGTLCFAWWSEGDAGPPQLAPPTGCPEPEAAGALLRSVSFFCCGAGGLLLVFGLLWSVKARTQKLPRWDPYHLSRDLYYLTVESSEKESCRSSAAVGSGGHRTPKVIIVPTYEEDVRCPLAGGLLTPPASPVEEDLGCSASGDALPGAQPPLPPPSYESLIFSTGGIPRETAPGAARSLTGPVQITEGGS comes from the exons ATGACTGCGCCCAAG agAAAACGCCTTGAGCTGGAGATAGGAGGCACTTGCCCCATTGACAGATTCACAGGAAGAGAACCAAAG ACTTGTGACGGGGCCCGCGTGGCCTCCACCCTGAGCTACTGCATGATGGCCAGCGGCATGGTGGTCCTAGTGGCTGGGACCCTCTGCTTCGCCTGGTGGAGTGAAGGGGACGCAGGGCCCCCGCAGTTGGCCCCGCCCACTGGATGCCCTGAGCCTGAGGCCGCTGGTGCCCTGCTCAGGTCGGTCAGCTTCTTCTGCTGCGGCGCAGGTGGCCTGCTGCTGGTCTTCGGCCTGCTGTGGTCGGTCAAGGCCAGAACCCAGAAGCTGCCTCGATGGGACCCATACCACCTCTCCAGGGACCTGTACTACCTCACTGTGGAGTCCTCAGAGAAGGAGAGCTGCAGGTCTAGTGCagctgtggggagtgggggccACAG GACCCCAAAGGTGATTATTGTCCCCACTTACGAGGAGGATGTGCGCTGCCCTCTGGCTGGGGGACTCTTGACACCACCTGCGTCCCCTGTGGAGGAAGACCTGGGGTGCAGTGCCTCAGGGGATGCCCTGCCTGGGGCCCAGCCCCCCTTGCCTCCACCTAGCTATGAGAGCCTCATCTTCTCTACTGGTGGCATCCCTAGAGAGACAGCACCTGGGGCTGCACGCTCCCTCACGGGCCCTGTTCAGATTACAGAGGGTGGAAGTTAA